The following proteins are encoded in a genomic region of Coffea eugenioides isolate CCC68of chromosome 6, Ceug_1.0, whole genome shotgun sequence:
- the LOC113774039 gene encoding zinc finger BED domain-containing protein RICESLEEPER 2-like yields the protein MNPGNMMTNPIIQSTPLGNIQEGQEAVVIDDNNEEGENDKLDEDDEFHIPKRNKTSEAWEDFNEFEENGNYYAICRYCNKKLSRGKSKQTTSLWRHRNSCPSRKASLRQAAQQTKLNFQPADDAFPSIPPLHTGKFDMEKMREAAAHWIVMHEHPFTILEEEGLNIFLKRGMPEWQKIIRGVAKNDCVAVYELEKKKLKKKLRNVKKVSLTTDLWKSKNQMIEYMVITGHWIDSDWKLQKRVLNFVHIPPPRRGVEIAASLFKCVKDWGIEQKIHTISVDNASANDVAIRVLRDDFSRSKKLLGGGKLFHVRCCAHILNLIVQVGLSEIADIVNKIRDSVDFVNRSETRLLLFAEIAQQLQIPGKKLLYDCRTRWNATFEMLSCAMKFKDVFPRFQDRDPLYDSCPAYEDWEKTEKVCSVLEKFWAATHVISGSEYPTSNLFLQEVVKIKKVLDSRENDENDFIRAMIRKMKAKFDKYWGECNLLMAIAAILDPRQKMKVVEFAFPQMFPSFEAQEHIFSVKKALFELYDEYADLNATGNENAVHSCASEGPQKNATSSSRWVDFDEYCDEMETTEPQKSELVDYLEKARLKTGSNPNAYDCLEWWKSNRVAYPILSEMAADILAIPVTTVASEATFSAGTRVIDSYRASLHPDTVQVLLCAGDWCRKLHGISKKVKQAKIIKEIELPKI from the exons ATGAATCCAGGAAACATGATGACTAATCCAATTATACAAAGTACTCCTTTGGGTAATATACAAGAAGGACAAGAAGCTGTGGTTATTGACGATAACAatgaagaaggagaaaatgataaattagatgaagatgatgaatTCCATATTCCAAAACGGAATAAAACTTCTGAAGCTTGGGAGGACTTCAACGAATTTGAAGAAAATGGCAATTACTATGCCATTTGCCGTTACTGCAATAAAAAGCTATCGAGGGGTAAATCAAAGCAAACAACTAGCTTGTGGCGGCACCGAAACTCATGTCCATCTAGAAAAGCAAGTTTAAGACAAGCTGCACAACAAACGAAACTGAACTTTCAGCCGGCTGATGATGCATTTCCTTCTATACCACCGTTGCATACCGGAAAATTTGACATGGAGAAAATGAGAGAAGCCGCTGCACATTGGATTGTGATGCACGAACATCCCTTCACCATTCTTGAAGAAGAAGGTTTGAATATTTTCCTAAAGCGTGGCATGCCCGAGTGGCAAAAGATCATTAGAGGAGTAGCAAAAAATGATTGTGTGGCAGTCTATGAACTTGAGAAAAAGAAGCTGAAGAAAAAGTTGAGAAATGTGAAAAAGGTAAGCCTCACAACCGATCTTTGGAAATCTAAAAATCAAATGATCGAATATATGGTTATTACTGGCCATTGGATTGACTCAGATTGGAAGCTACAAAAGAGAGTGCTCAACTTTGTTCACATACCACCTCCTAGACGAGGGGTTGAGATTGCTGCTTCACTCTTCAAGTGTGTGAAGGATTGGGGTATTGAGcaaaaaatacacacaatttcAGTTGATAATGCTTCAGCCAATGATGTGGCTATTAGAGTTTTGCGGGATGATTTTAGTAGATCGAAGAAACTATTAGGTGGCGGCAAGTTGTTTCATGTTCGATGCTGTGCGCACATCTTGAACCTTATTGTTCAAGTCGGCCTTTCTGAGATTGCGGACATTGTAAACAAAATTAGGGACAGCGTCGATTTTGTCAATCGCTCAGAGACCAGATTATTGTTGTTCGCTGAGATTGCACAACAACTTCAAATACCCGGGAAAAAGTTGCTTTATGATTGTCGAACAAGATGGAATGCCACCTTCGAAATGCTAAGCTGTGCTATGAAGTTCAAAGATGTTTTTCCTCGTTTTCAAGATAGAGATCCACTCTATGATTCCTGTCCAGCTTATGAGGATTgggaaaaaacagaaaaagtgTGCTCTGTGTTAGAGAAATTTTGGGCAGCCACGCATGTGATATCCGGGAGTGAATATCCTACGAGCAATTTATTCCTTCAAGAGGTTGTGAAAATTAAGAAAGTCTTAGATTCTcgagaaaatgatgaaaatgactTCATCCGAGCTATGATTAGAAAGATGAAGGCCAAGTTCGACAAATATTGGGGCGAATGCAATTTGTTAATGGCTATTGCTGCCATTTTAGATCCAAGGCAGAAAATGAAAGTTGTTGAGTTTGCCTTCCCTCAAATGTTTCCATCTTTTGAGGCACAAGAACATATTTTCAGCGTGAAGAAAGCTTTATTTGAGCTTTATGATGAGTATGCAGATTTGAATGCAACTGGAAATGAAAATGCAGTCCACTCATGTGCTTCAGAAGGGCCACAAAAAAATGCAACATCTTCTTCTAGGTGGGTTGACTTTGATGAGTACTGTGACGAAATGGAGACTACTGAGCCACAAAAATCTGAATTGGTGGATTATTTAGAAAAGGCTCGCCTAAAGACTGGTTCCAACCCAAATGCCTATGATTGTTTGGAGTGGTGGAAAAGTAATAGGGTTGCGTATCCAATATTGTCCGAAATGGCGGCTGATATCTTGGCTATTCCTGTAACTACAGTGGCATCTGAGGCCACATTTAGTGCCGGAACTCGAGTTATTGATAGCTATCGTGCTTCCCTTCATCCAGATACGGTTCAAGTGTTGTTGTGTGCAGGGGACTGGTGTAGAAAGCTTCACGGGATCTCAAAGAAAGTGAAA CAAgctaaaataatcaaagaaaTTGAATTGCCCAAGATTTGA